CCTTAAAATAGCTAAAGTATCTTCTTGGGCATCGCGGGTATGAATAATTAAAGGCTTATTTAATTTATTCGCCACTCGCACATGTTTGCGAAAAGAGTCTAATTGCACAGGTTTAGTTTCTGGTGCATAAAAATAATCTAGCCCCGTTTCACCAATGGCAATCACTTTCGGGTGCGCTGCTAAATCACTTAAGAGTTCAGGATCTATTTCATCTTCTTGATTTAACGGGTGTGCGCCACAAGTAAGCCACACATGATCGTATTTAGCGGTTTGTTCGGCCATTGCAGGAAAGTCTTGTAAAGTAACACTTACGCACAACAGTGTGTTTACTTTTTCTGTCAGTGCAGCATTAATTACATTATCTAAATTATTGTCAAACTCTTCGAGTTTTAGTCGATCTAAATGACAATGAGAATCTATAAACACGAGGGTACTCCGCACGAATGTGCTTAACTTAATATGGGAATTACTAATGCGAATGACATTAGTATTTTATGTAAAATTCAATTTTCATGAATATGAAATACTAGTTCAATGTTCAAAACATAGTCTTTACATAGATAAAGTAGGATCAGACGAATTCAGCAACCGACCGATTGATTTATCGATTTGATTACGAATGTTATCTGGATCTTCGACAAAACTAACACCTATGCCTGCCGGTGTGCCATTTTGCGCACCTATAGGTGTGATCCAAGAAACTTTGCCTGAAATTTCAGAAGGCTCAAGCGAGTCAGGTAATGTAACAAATAAATTTACATCTGCGCCCAATTCAAAATGTTCAGTTGTTCTAATAAATAAACCACCATTTTTCATAAATGGCATATATGACTGATATAAATCACGATCAGAAATAAATTCAAGCGTAATATTTTCCAAAATCATTCCTCTACTGTTTGCTCGTTGTTTTGTAAAACAACCTTAATATCGGCGAGTAGCTGTTCACTCAAAAACTGTTTATTAACTTGTACAATTGTTTTTAACTTGCCATTGGCAACTTGTACTAAATTATAAATATCCCATAACTGATGCTTATTAATGCTATCAGTAGGTTCATTATTACTCCCCACTGTTGGCCAACCAGATTGATGGCGCATCATATCGACAATAATTTTCTCTAACCACCGATAACCAGCTTGATGTTCAACTAATATGGCC
The Colwellia sp. Arc7-D genome window above contains:
- a CDS encoding PilZ domain-containing protein, translated to MENITLEFISDRDLYQSYMPFMKNGGLFIRTTEHFELGADVNLFVTLPDSLEPSEISGKVSWITPIGAQNGTPAGIGVSFVEDPDNIRNQIDKSIGRLLNSSDPTLSM
- a CDS encoding YchF/TatD family DNA exonuclease, whose product is MFIDSHCHLDRLKLEEFDNNLDNVINAALTEKVNTLLCVSVTLQDFPAMAEQTAKYDHVWLTCGAHPLNQEDEIDPELLSDLAAHPKVIAIGETGLDYFYAPETKPVQLDSFRKHVRVANKLNKPLIIHTRDAQEDTLAILRAEKAENVGGILHCFTESWEMAEQAIAMGFYISFSGIVTFKNAAALREVAKKVPADRFLIETDSPYLAPVPHRGKQNQPAYVVEVAKHLASIRGTSVAEIAKQSSENFHRLFPQTVVS